The following is a genomic window from Stenotrophomonas maltophilia.
GGAGTGCGTGCATCGGCGCGCAGCAGCACCGGCTGGCTGCGATCACTGCCGGCGACGGCGGCGATGGTCTGCTTGACCGACTCGACGTCGCTGCGCAGCACTTCCTGGTCATTGATGAAATAGCGGCCTTCGGCGTTGATCAGTACGCTGAGCGAACGCGGCGGCTCGTTGTTGGGCTGCTGGCTGGCGGTCGGCAGTTGCACCTGCAGCGTGGAACGCGCGTCGAAGGTGGTGGTGACCACGAAGAAGATGATCAGCACCAGGATCACATCGATCAGCGGAACCAGATCGATATGCGGCTCATCCTGGGATCGGTCGTTGCCGATACGCATCGATCAGGCCTTGGCCGTGGCAGAGCTGGCCGCACGCGCTGCCGGCGCGGCATTCATCACGCCGGGGCGGCCGTCGAGCGTGTCCAGCAGCGCGCTGGCTTCCTGCTCCATCTCCACCACATAGCCATGGATGCGGCCCTTGAAATAGCGATGGAACATCAGCGCCGGAATGGCCACGATCATGCCGGTGGCGGTGCACACCAGCGCTTTGCCGATGCCGCCGGCCAGCTGGTTCACGTCGCCCACGCCATGGTCGAGGATGCCCAGGAACATCTGGATCATGCCGATGACGGTGCCGAGCAGGCCCAGCAGCGGGCCGGCCGAGGCGATGGTGCCCAGCGCATTGAGAAAGCGCTCCATGCGGTGCACCAGATGGCGGCCGGTGTCCTCGATCCGCTCGCGGATCTGGTCACGCGGACGGTTGCGCGCTTCCAGCGCGGCCGCCAGCAGCGCACCCAGCGGCGAGTTGGCGCGCAGGGTCTGCAGGTGCGCCGGGTCGAGCTTGCCGCGCGCGGCCCAGTTGCGCACTTCCTGGCCGAGGCCCGGCGGCAGCACCTCAGTCCGCCGCAGGGACCAGAAACGCTCCAGGATGATCGCCAAAG
Proteins encoded in this region:
- a CDS encoding ExbD/TolR family protein, whose protein sequence is MRIGNDRSQDEPHIDLVPLIDVILVLIIFFVVTTTFDARSTLQVQLPTASQQPNNEPPRSLSVLINAEGRYFINDQEVLRSDVESVKQTIAAVAGSDRSQPVLLRADARTPYQAVVTAQDALGQLGFRRIAIATAPEVRP
- a CDS encoding MotA/TolQ/ExbB proton channel family protein, which translates into the protein MWELVKAGGWPMVPLLLLGVLALAIILERFWSLRRTEVLPPGLGQEVRNWAARGKLDPAHLQTLRANSPLGALLAAALEARNRPRDQIRERIEDTGRHLVHRMERFLNALGTIASAGPLLGLLGTVIGMIQMFLGILDHGVGDVNQLAGGIGKALVCTATGMIVAIPALMFHRYFKGRIHGYVVEMEQEASALLDTLDGRPGVMNAAPAARAASSATAKA